One Chryseobacterium indoltheticum DNA segment encodes these proteins:
- a CDS encoding DUF3108 domain-containing protein — MKKLLTITAIFAFFLGYSQLNNVADGESITLRIHYGFLNAGSANLTTKKVNYKGAPHLYVKGTGQTTGAVKAFFKVEDLYESYINIATELPSFYVRNVKEGSYRQHLQTVFNHDSHTLVLTDKKTPANGSKTIKSVKGVQDMLSCFYYLRSKTPAELKVGTIINMNVWIDDEMFPFQLKVTGTENLKTKYGTISALKIIPSVKSGRVFKEKEGVTMWVSNDYNHIPLLLKAELAVGSLKASIDDYKNVKFPLKFTK; from the coding sequence ATGAAGAAGTTACTTACCATTACAGCAATATTTGCTTTCTTTTTGGGCTATTCACAACTTAACAATGTGGCAGACGGCGAATCGATCACCTTAAGAATACACTATGGGTTTTTAAACGCCGGATCGGCCAATCTCACGACCAAAAAAGTTAATTATAAAGGCGCCCCACACTTATACGTAAAAGGAACCGGGCAAACAACAGGTGCTGTAAAAGCTTTTTTTAAAGTTGAAGATTTATATGAAAGCTATATCAATATCGCTACAGAATTGCCTAGTTTTTATGTAAGAAATGTGAAAGAAGGTAGCTACAGACAACACTTGCAAACTGTTTTTAACCACGACAGTCACACATTGGTTTTAACTGATAAAAAAACGCCTGCCAATGGTTCAAAAACCATAAAATCTGTAAAAGGTGTGCAAGATATGCTCTCATGTTTTTACTATCTCAGAAGCAAAACTCCTGCTGAACTAAAAGTAGGAACTATTATTAATATGAATGTGTGGATTGATGACGAAATGTTTCCTTTCCAGCTTAAAGTGACCGGAACTGAAAATTTAAAGACAAAATACGGAACCATCAGTGCTTTAAAGATCATTCCTTCGGTAAAGAGCGGAAGAGTTTTTAAAGAAAAAGAAGGTGTTACAATGTGGGTAAGTAATGATTACAACCATATTCCGTTGCTGCTAAAAGCTGAATTGGCAGTTGGTTCTTTAAAGGCAAGTATTGATGATTATAAAAATGTGAAATTTCCGTTGAAGTTTACAAAATAG
- the pheS gene encoding phenylalanine--tRNA ligase subunit alpha translates to MIEKIEELLVEVNGFNTTSKEEIENFRIKYNGKKGVLNDFFEKFKEVPNDQKKEFGQKINTLKQAVNVKLEDLKNASASSIILEKEDLTKPAFPLDLGSRHPINLVKNRIIEIFKSIGFAVADGPEIEDDWHNFTALNLPEYHPARDMQDTFFIEQNPDILLRTHTSSVQIRYMEENEPPIRILSPGRVFRNEAVSSRSHCIFHQIEGLYIDEKVSFADLKQTIQFFTTELFGKSKIRMRPSYFPFTEPSAEIDVYWGLNSETDYRITKGTGWLEIMGCGMVDPAVLNNVNIDSEKYSGYAFGMGIERIVMLLYQMSDIRMFFENDIRTLEQFKTL, encoded by the coding sequence ATGATTGAAAAGATAGAAGAATTGCTTGTTGAGGTCAATGGCTTCAATACGACAAGTAAAGAGGAAATAGAAAACTTCCGAATCAAGTATAATGGGAAAAAAGGAGTTCTGAATGATTTTTTTGAAAAATTTAAAGAAGTTCCAAACGACCAGAAGAAAGAGTTCGGACAGAAAATCAATACTCTGAAGCAAGCGGTAAATGTAAAGCTGGAAGATCTAAAAAATGCTTCTGCTTCTTCTATTATCCTGGAAAAAGAAGATCTTACAAAACCTGCTTTTCCTTTAGATTTGGGATCGAGACATCCCATTAATTTAGTAAAAAACAGAATTATTGAGATCTTTAAATCCATTGGTTTTGCCGTTGCAGACGGGCCGGAAATTGAAGATGACTGGCACAATTTTACTGCGCTTAATCTTCCGGAATACCACCCGGCAAGAGATATGCAAGATACTTTCTTTATCGAGCAGAATCCTGATATTTTATTGAGAACGCATACTTCTTCGGTACAAATTCGTTATATGGAAGAAAACGAACCGCCTATCAGAATTTTGTCTCCGGGAAGGGTTTTCAGAAATGAAGCTGTTTCTTCGCGTTCGCATTGTATTTTCCATCAGATCGAAGGTTTATATATTGATGAAAAAGTAAGTTTTGCAGATTTAAAGCAAACGATTCAGTTTTTTACAACTGAGCTTTTTGGTAAATCTAAAATCAGAATGAGACCTTCATATTTCCCTTTTACTGAGCCAAGTGCAGAGATTGATGTGTATTGGGGATTAAATTCTGAAACCGACTATAGAATTACAAAAGGAACAGGTTGGTTGGAAATTATGGGCTGCGGAATGGTAGATCCAGCTGTTTTGAACAATGTAAATATCGACTCTGAGAAATATTCAGGTTATGCATTCGGAATGGGAATTGAAAGAATTGTAATGCTTCTTTATCAAATGAGCGACATTAGAATGTTTTTTGAAAACGATATCAGAACTTTAGAACAGTTTAAAACATTATAA
- a CDS encoding sensor histidine kinase, translating into MKSKEDRPKSLNFRFRKIVHYSLIFCILLIQLIIAAFFYNEFINRKNLAFIENQLKEVLSLENLTDDSRKELLNAQDFLQQYLTKADEKYLNSYFVSLDKLGKNLDNINRYESKYPRLKNILKFKKNDSLGSKNLKTLIDSTYQYSTKSNFRAPTSIPSIKKYDGNYNLDKYDFQVETKTITDTIKKKGLFGRLGDAITGKQRVRKESTIITVNKGKIPEAAAIKADMDSIMSLVQNHYSGEIKKMQVQVAGKQNDANKFYTIFNNLLVYSNGVMNIYDFAIKDSKADLEKQYALLNSENNKIRTNLILGAMALMFIVSILIMYLTRIAFVYENQLKAANKQIKENLNFKNRILGMLSHELRSPLKIIGIFIRKIDKKTNDDSIKEYLKSISFTNKTLLMQANQILEYTKNQHVENHLVPVVFNLKNEVTSILNSIEPYIETRNNKFIVEENIDPEIEVYSDNTKINQIFMNILANANKFTENGEIKVVTKAESVDESYVSLMTTISDTGVGISKSDLEKIFEPYYQGVLSEGVENLGAGLGLSLCKEIVELYSGNISVDSEQNVGTTVRFTINLNINK; encoded by the coding sequence ATGAAATCAAAAGAAGACCGTCCAAAATCATTGAATTTTAGATTCAGAAAAATTGTTCACTACTCTCTTATCTTTTGTATTCTATTAATACAGCTTATTATTGCAGCTTTTTTTTATAACGAATTTATCAATAGAAAAAATTTAGCATTTATAGAAAATCAACTGAAGGAAGTGCTTTCTCTGGAAAACTTAACAGATGATTCTCGAAAAGAGCTTTTGAATGCTCAGGATTTTCTTCAGCAATATTTAACTAAGGCTGACGAAAAATATTTGAATTCCTATTTTGTGTCCTTAGATAAACTTGGTAAAAATTTAGATAACATCAATCGATATGAGTCTAAATATCCGAGGCTAAAAAATATATTAAAATTTAAAAAAAATGATTCTCTAGGAAGTAAAAACCTAAAGACGTTGATTGATTCTACTTATCAGTATTCTACAAAATCAAATTTTAGGGCTCCAACTTCTATACCTTCTATTAAAAAATATGATGGCAATTACAATCTGGATAAATATGATTTTCAAGTAGAAACAAAAACGATTACAGATACTATTAAGAAAAAAGGACTTTTTGGTCGTTTGGGAGACGCCATCACAGGAAAGCAAAGAGTGCGTAAAGAAAGTACGATCATTACTGTAAATAAAGGTAAAATACCTGAAGCCGCTGCCATAAAAGCAGATATGGACAGTATTATGAGCCTTGTTCAAAATCACTATTCTGGTGAAATAAAAAAAATGCAGGTGCAGGTTGCTGGAAAACAAAATGACGCCAATAAGTTTTATACCATTTTTAATAATCTTCTGGTGTATAGTAATGGCGTAATGAATATCTATGATTTTGCGATTAAAGATTCTAAAGCTGATCTTGAAAAGCAATATGCTCTCCTAAATTCTGAAAATAATAAGATTAGAACAAATCTGATTTTGGGGGCAATGGCTTTGATGTTTATCGTTTCCATATTAATTATGTATCTGACAAGAATTGCATTTGTATACGAGAATCAGCTGAAAGCAGCCAATAAGCAAATTAAAGAAAACCTTAATTTTAAAAACAGAATTCTAGGAATGCTGAGCCACGAATTGCGCTCGCCTCTGAAGATTATCGGCATTTTTATCAGAAAGATTGATAAAAAAACCAATGACGATAGTATTAAAGAATATTTAAAGTCAATTAGTTTTACCAACAAAACTTTATTGATGCAGGCAAATCAGATTTTAGAATATACCAAAAATCAACATGTAGAAAACCATCTTGTTCCTGTAGTTTTTAATCTTAAAAACGAAGTGACCTCTATTTTAAACTCAATAGAACCATACATTGAAACAAGAAATAATAAATTTATTGTTGAAGAAAATATTGATCCGGAAATTGAAGTGTATTCTGATAATACGAAGATTAATCAGATCTTTATGAATATACTTGCCAATGCAAATAAATTTACTGAGAACGGAGAGATTAAGGTCGTAACCAAAGCTGAATCTGTTGATGAAAGCTATGTTTCTCTGATGACTACAATAAGTGACACAGGGGTTGGTATTTCTAAATCTGATCTCGAAAAAATATTCGAGCCTTATTATCAGGGAGTTTTATCTGAAGGGGTTGAAAATTTGGGCGCAGGTTTAGGTTTAAGCTTATGTAAGGAGATTGTAGAATTGTATTCTGGAAATATCTCGGTAGACAGCGAACAAAATGTCGGTACAACAGTACGTTTTACTATTAATTTGAATATCAATAAATGA
- a CDS encoding response regulator has product MNNLETKTINFLLADDHSLIRQGIEFLIEEIGFEGEIFHASTLKKVLETVGVQQIEIVVIDAIFPDGNSLNIIAEIKALKPEIKILVFSGVDENIQSIKYINAGANGFLSKMSEEKEIKEAILKIHETGKYISSITQNLLIDSLHNRSIINPLQKLTERELEIAEMYAKGYGNLEIANNLNVKQNTISTIKKRIFDKLHIENIVDLAELIKNQH; this is encoded by the coding sequence ATGAATAATTTAGAAACTAAAACCATTAATTTTTTACTTGCCGATGATCATAGTCTCATAAGGCAAGGTATAGAATTTCTTATCGAAGAAATTGGTTTTGAAGGCGAAATTTTTCACGCATCCACTCTAAAGAAAGTTTTAGAAACGGTAGGGGTGCAGCAAATAGAAATTGTAGTAATAGACGCTATTTTCCCGGACGGAAACAGCTTAAATATAATTGCTGAAATCAAAGCGCTGAAACCAGAAATTAAAATTCTGGTTTTTTCCGGAGTTGATGAAAATATACAGTCTATAAAATATATTAATGCCGGAGCAAACGGCTTCCTCAGTAAAATGAGTGAAGAAAAAGAGATAAAAGAAGCAATTCTTAAAATTCATGAAACCGGAAAATATATTTCCTCAATTACACAGAATTTACTGATTGATTCTTTACACAACCGAAGCATCATTAATCCTTTGCAAAAGCTTACGGAAAGGGAGCTGGAAATCGCGGAAATGTACGCAAAAGGATATGGTAATCTCGAAATTGCAAATAATCTGAACGTAAAACAAAACACGATAAGCACGATTAAAAAAAGGATTTTTGATAAACTACATATCGAGAACATTGTTGATTTGGCTGAACTGATCAAAAATCAACATTAG
- a CDS encoding 2Fe-2S iron-sulfur cluster-binding family protein — MSDINIKITDREGVTHEVVAPTDMSMNLMEIIRSYELAEEGTIGVCGGMAMCASCQVYVISDPGLEPMGDEEDAMLGEAFHVKENSRLGCQLHMAMEMEGLEVEIAPYP; from the coding sequence ATGAGCGATATAAATATAAAAATCACCGATAGAGAAGGTGTTACTCACGAAGTGGTTGCTCCAACGGATATGTCGATGAATTTGATGGAAATTATCCGTTCGTATGAATTGGCAGAAGAAGGTACCATCGGAGTTTGTGGCGGTATGGCGATGTGTGCTTCATGTCAGGTTTATGTGATAAGCGATCCCGGACTAGAGCCAATGGGCGATGAAGAAGATGCAATGCTTGGTGAAGCTTTCCATGTGAAAGAAAACAGCAGATTGGGTTGCCAGCTACACATGGCGATGGAGATGGAAGGTCTTGAAGTGGAGATTGCTCCGTATCCTTAG
- a CDS encoding NAD(P)/FAD-dependent oxidoreductase — MITTDILIIGAGPTGLFAVFEAGLLKMKCHIIDALPQPGGQLAELYPKKPIFDIPGYPSVNAGELVDNLIEQIKQFQPGFTLGETAVSYTKVDDEWFEVITNKGTVHRCKAIAIAGGLGTFEPRKPTMENIADYEEKGLEYFVKEPEHFRNKKVVIAGGGDSALDWSVFLSNVASEVTLIHRRNEFRGALDSVEKVQELKNQGKIKLITPAEVTAIKGDGKVEAITVAVDGQDPYDIETDYFIPLFGLTPKLGEIGNWGLNIEKNAIVVNNALDYQTNISGIYAIGDINTYPGKLKLILCGFHEATLMCQSVYNRLNPGKKFVLKYTTVSGVDGFDGSRKEAEKAVVKKID; from the coding sequence ATGATCACTACAGATATATTGATTATCGGAGCAGGACCAACGGGACTATTTGCTGTGTTTGAGGCTGGTTTGCTTAAAATGAAATGTCACATCATCGACGCACTTCCTCAACCGGGAGGTCAGTTAGCAGAATTATATCCTAAAAAGCCGATTTTTGATATTCCGGGTTATCCGTCTGTAAATGCAGGTGAGTTGGTCGATAATTTAATTGAACAGATCAAACAGTTTCAGCCGGGATTCACTTTGGGAGAAACCGCTGTTTCTTACACAAAAGTAGATGACGAGTGGTTTGAAGTAATTACTAATAAAGGCACCGTTCACAGATGTAAGGCTATTGCAATTGCAGGAGGTTTGGGAACTTTCGAGCCGAGAAAGCCTACGATGGAGAACATTGCAGACTACGAAGAAAAAGGCTTGGAATATTTTGTAAAAGAGCCTGAGCATTTCAGAAATAAAAAAGTGGTTATCGCCGGAGGTGGAGATTCTGCTTTAGACTGGAGTGTTTTCTTATCTAATGTGGCAAGTGAAGTGACTTTGATTCACAGAAGAAATGAATTCCGTGGCGCTCTGGATTCTGTAGAGAAAGTTCAGGAACTGAAAAATCAGGGTAAAATTAAATTGATTACTCCTGCTGAAGTTACTGCGATTAAAGGTGACGGAAAAGTAGAAGCGATTACTGTAGCAGTTGACGGGCAAGATCCTTATGATATAGAAACAGATTATTTCATTCCATTATTCGGTTTGACTCCAAAATTGGGTGAAATTGGAAATTGGGGATTGAATATTGAGAAAAATGCAATTGTGGTAAACAATGCTTTAGACTATCAGACTAATATCAGCGGAATTTATGCAATTGGTGATATCAATACATATCCGGGGAAATTAAAGCTGATTCTTTGTGGTTTCCACGAAGCTACTTTGATGTGTCAGAGTGTTTATAACAGATTAAATCCTGGTAAAAAATTCGTTTTAAAATATACGACAGTAAGTGGAGTAGATGGTTTTGACGGAAGCCGTAAGGAAGCTGAGAAAGCAGTTGTAAAGAAAATAGATTAA